In Desulfocurvibacter africanus subsp. africanus DSM 2603, one DNA window encodes the following:
- a CDS encoding phosphotransacetylase family protein, with product MAGIYVGSTSSYSGKNLFVLGLGLWFKSRGYSVGYMKPVGALPIEKNGRMGDEDAFFVQDVLGLSQDPAEVTPVLVTQDFKARAFAAPCEGLRELCVEAYEKLSEDKDIMLVGGSGSMYSGRYCDVDGVSLVKRLGIHAVIIDRFDKELNYDYLLVLGEALGDRLAGVIINDVPQGAMEEIEGMIAPLLERQGVKVLGILPRDPLLGAIKVADLAERMGGRIITAHHKADRVVEDFLIGTMQVENFLTHFRRRRNAAIIVGGDRSDVQLVALEGDAPCLILTGNLYPNDIILTRAEVLEIPMVVVREDTFSVAKKMEDILSRHKLRDKVKIQQGAQLVSSRLDLEQLRKTLGI from the coding sequence ATGGCAGGCATCTACGTGGGCTCCACCTCGTCCTACTCCGGAAAGAACCTGTTCGTCCTGGGCCTGGGATTGTGGTTCAAGAGCCGCGGCTATTCCGTGGGCTACATGAAGCCCGTGGGCGCGCTGCCCATCGAGAAGAACGGCCGCATGGGCGATGAGGACGCCTTTTTCGTGCAGGACGTGCTCGGCTTGTCCCAGGATCCGGCCGAAGTCACGCCCGTGCTCGTGACCCAGGACTTCAAGGCCAGGGCCTTCGCCGCGCCCTGCGAAGGGTTGCGTGAGCTGTGCGTCGAAGCCTACGAAAAGCTCTCCGAGGACAAGGATATAATGCTCGTGGGCGGCTCGGGCAGCATGTATTCGGGCCGCTACTGCGATGTTGACGGCGTATCCCTGGTCAAACGGCTGGGCATCCACGCCGTGATCATCGACCGCTTCGACAAGGAGCTCAACTACGACTACCTGCTTGTACTCGGCGAAGCCCTGGGCGATCGGCTGGCCGGAGTGATAATCAACGACGTGCCCCAGGGCGCCATGGAGGAAATCGAGGGCATGATCGCACCGCTCCTGGAACGCCAAGGCGTCAAGGTCCTGGGTATCCTGCCGCGCGATCCGCTGCTCGGGGCCATCAAGGTTGCGGACCTGGCCGAGCGCATGGGCGGGCGCATCATCACCGCGCACCACAAGGCTGACCGCGTGGTGGAGGACTTCCTCATAGGCACCATGCAGGTGGAGAATTTCCTGACCCACTTCCGCCGGCGGCGCAACGCGGCGATCATCGTGGGGGGCGACCGCTCGGACGTGCAGCTCGTGGCCCTGGAGGGCGACGCGCCTTGTCTCATCCTGACGGGCAACCTGTATCCCAACGACATCATTCTTACCCGCGCGGAGGTCTTGGAGATCCCCATGGTTGTGGTGCGCGAGGACACCTTTTCCGTGGCCAAGAAGATGGAAGACATCCTGTCGCGACATAAGCTGCGCGACAAGGTCAAGATTCAGCAAGGCGCGCAACTTGTGAGTTCCAGGCTTGATCTGGAACAGTTGCGCAAGACGCTCGGGATTTAA
- a CDS encoding methyl-accepting chemotaxis protein: MFRRFSIGKRIYFLLFVMIVFVAGVILAFLSNSLRVAELGVSEVQEVMIKDHKNRLYVATHSMALALGEAVRGAATEEQVEIIRRLVDPIRFEEDKSGYYFVYRGTINVALPTKKELQGKDLSQAKDANGVYFVRELDRLAKAGGGFLTWIFPKPGQGDQPKLGYAQMIPGTDMWIGTGVYIDNVDSQKATIANDLQGETKAFTYVLLSALAVIFLVAVLPLCLLIIRSIVQPLRQTTDAANEMATGNLDVTLDARGHDETAMLQSALVTMVRRLKENIQDLRLQEEQARLLTQEAEKAAQEARDAGTRAEKARHEGLCHATERLEGAINAISQASERIDRLAGTTHEATVTQRMRIGETATAIEEMNATVLEVARNASQAASDADASRGKASEGEQEMAHSLKAMEALKVRTETLKDNMHGLGRRAEAVGQVMNVITDIADQTNLLALNAAIEAARAGEAGRGFAVVADEVRKLAEKTMAATKEVGATIQAIQQETRRNMTDMDEAASAILSMAEMSTNSGKSLSEIVQLIDRAAGQVQAIAAATQQQSAASEEINKSIEEVNSLADATAGGMEEAASAIQELTRQTRELMALLDDLKRENATCSL, encoded by the coding sequence ATGTTCAGGCGCTTTTCCATCGGTAAGCGTATATATTTTCTGCTCTTTGTAATGATCGTGTTCGTGGCCGGAGTCATCCTGGCCTTCCTGAGCAACTCGCTGCGTGTTGCGGAGCTCGGAGTTTCCGAGGTGCAGGAAGTCATGATCAAGGATCACAAGAACCGGCTGTACGTGGCTACGCACTCCATGGCCCTGGCTCTGGGCGAAGCAGTGCGCGGTGCCGCCACCGAGGAGCAGGTGGAGATCATCCGCAGGCTCGTGGATCCCATCCGTTTCGAGGAGGATAAGTCCGGCTACTACTTCGTCTACCGCGGCACCATCAACGTGGCCCTGCCCACCAAGAAGGAACTGCAGGGCAAGGACCTGAGCCAGGCCAAGGATGCCAACGGCGTGTACTTCGTGCGGGAGCTGGACCGCCTGGCCAAGGCCGGCGGCGGATTCCTGACCTGGATTTTCCCCAAGCCGGGCCAAGGCGACCAGCCCAAGCTTGGCTACGCCCAAATGATTCCTGGCACGGACATGTGGATCGGTACGGGTGTGTACATCGACAACGTGGATAGTCAGAAGGCGACAATCGCGAATGACCTCCAGGGTGAAACCAAGGCCTTCACTTACGTTCTTCTGTCCGCTCTTGCCGTAATCTTCCTGGTGGCCGTGCTGCCCTTGTGCCTGCTCATCATCCGCAGCATCGTGCAGCCCCTGCGCCAGACCACGGACGCGGCCAACGAGATGGCCACGGGCAACCTGGACGTGACCTTGGACGCGAGAGGCCATGACGAGACCGCCATGCTGCAGTCGGCCTTAGTGACCATGGTTCGGCGGCTCAAGGAAAATATACAGGATCTGCGGCTGCAGGAGGAGCAGGCTCGCCTGCTGACGCAGGAAGCCGAGAAGGCCGCCCAGGAGGCCCGCGACGCCGGTACTCGGGCCGAGAAGGCCAGGCACGAAGGGCTGTGCCACGCCACGGAGCGGCTGGAGGGCGCCATCAACGCCATCAGCCAGGCCTCGGAGCGCATCGACCGTCTGGCGGGCACGACCCATGAGGCCACCGTGACCCAGCGCATGCGCATCGGCGAAACCGCCACGGCCATCGAGGAGATGAACGCCACGGTGCTTGAGGTCGCCCGCAACGCCAGCCAGGCGGCGTCCGACGCCGATGCCTCGCGCGGCAAGGCCAGCGAGGGCGAGCAGGAAATGGCCCACAGCCTGAAGGCCATGGAGGCCCTCAAGGTCCGCACCGAGACTCTCAAAGACAACATGCACGGCCTGGGTCGCCGGGCCGAGGCAGTAGGCCAGGTCATGAACGTCATCACGGACATCGCCGACCAGACCAACCTGCTGGCCCTCAACGCGGCCATCGAGGCCGCCCGCGCGGGCGAGGCCGGGCGCGGTTTCGCCGTGGTGGCCGACGAGGTGCGCAAGCTGGCCGAGAAGACCATGGCCGCCACCAAGGAAGTCGGCGCCACTATCCAGGCCATCCAGCAGGAGACCCGCCGCAACATGACGGACATGGACGAAGCTGCTTCGGCCATCCTGTCCATGGCCGAGATGTCCACGAATTCGGGCAAGAGCCTGTCCGAGATCGTCCAACTCATCGACAGGGCCGCGGGCCAGGTGCAGGCCATTGCCGCTGCCACCCAGCAGCAGTCGGCGGCCAGCGAGGAGATCAACAAGAGCATCGAGGAGGTCAACAGCCTGGCCGACGCCACGGCCGGGGGCATGGAGGAGGCCGCGAGCGCCATCCAGGAACTTACCCGCCAGACCCGCGAGCTGATGGCCCTGCTCGATGATCTCAAGCGCGAGAACGCGACCTGTTCGCTCTGA
- a CDS encoding putative bifunctional diguanylate cyclase/phosphodiesterase: MRQDESSDGLAQGQGSAGPLEREPGHAPESFPAVNPTACRSGNNGECSLPCDLLARAFAEHAAVMLLVDAQSLRIMDCNQSAALYYGHSRSTLIAMDLRALLVDPSDCPAHFPAEALGSNGGNASVRHRRADGSVRDVEVYSSRFSHDGRDLQCCIVQDVTESRRVKRRLLGSEQRFSTLFEHAGFGIALIDPNGRILDMNKAGVAILGYSLNEIRALHYSDYIYPDDVQRTKQFFHELQAGRRDYFELTKRYLRKDGALVWGRQIVTLVRKENDEPDYFISMLEDITEHRRADDMLRHLAFHDALTELANRALFLDRLGTAIRRGKRNPDFIFSVLFLDLDRFKLVNDSLGHPAGDAMLCEIAARLTECVRDSDTLARFGGDEFAILLDGLSDPLETLKIIERIRKALARPFFLDDHELFAGASIGVVLDTERYDSPEEIVRDADIAMYRAKENGNAVYEIFDSRMHEQAREVLRMETDLRKALERGEFELYFQPIISLRGNRITGMEALIRWRHPERGLVSPGEFIPQAEEAGLIFDIDRWVLANACSILDLWSERYTAAHDLLLNINLSAKYFLKRDAVDDFSEILRVTGVRPSRLRLEITENLILDGDEHVTGKLLKLRAMGVSLALDDFGTGYSSLSYLVRYPFDAIKIDRSFILSMLEKSGDLAIVQSVLALGKNLGLEVVAEGVETLEQAAKLREWGCDFAQGYFYFRPMPASDVMDLLAKPAGLVLTY; this comes from the coding sequence ATGAGGCAGGACGAATCTTCAGACGGCCTAGCCCAGGGGCAGGGAAGCGCGGGTCCACTGGAGCGCGAGCCTGGGCACGCGCCAGAGTCTTTCCCTGCGGTAAATCCCACTGCATGCCGCAGTGGAAACAACGGGGAATGCAGCCTGCCCTGCGACCTCCTGGCTAGAGCCTTTGCGGAACACGCCGCAGTCATGCTCCTGGTCGATGCTCAGTCCCTGCGCATCATGGACTGCAACCAGAGCGCTGCGCTCTACTACGGACACTCCCGCTCGACTCTGATTGCCATGGACCTGCGTGCCTTGCTCGTCGATCCATCCGATTGCCCTGCACATTTCCCGGCCGAGGCGTTGGGCTCCAACGGCGGCAATGCAAGCGTCAGACACCGCCGGGCCGATGGTTCGGTGCGCGATGTCGAGGTCTACTCTTCACGCTTCAGCCATGACGGCCGCGACCTGCAGTGCTGCATCGTGCAGGATGTGACGGAAAGCAGGCGGGTTAAACGGCGGCTCCTGGGCAGCGAGCAGCGTTTTAGCACCCTTTTCGAGCACGCCGGCTTCGGCATAGCTCTCATTGATCCGAATGGCCGTATTCTGGACATGAACAAGGCCGGCGTGGCCATTCTGGGTTACAGCCTGAACGAGATTCGGGCTTTACATTACTCGGACTACATCTATCCCGACGATGTTCAACGTACAAAGCAGTTTTTCCATGAACTGCAGGCGGGACGCCGGGACTACTTCGAACTGACCAAGCGCTACCTGCGCAAGGATGGCGCGTTGGTTTGGGGCAGACAGATTGTGACCCTTGTGCGCAAGGAGAACGACGAGCCGGACTACTTCATCTCCATGCTCGAGGACATCACCGAGCACAGGCGAGCTGATGACATGCTCCGCCATCTGGCCTTCCACGACGCGCTCACCGAGCTTGCCAACAGAGCCCTGTTCCTGGACCGTCTCGGAACAGCCATCCGGCGCGGCAAGCGCAACCCTGATTTCATTTTTTCCGTGCTCTTCCTGGATCTGGACCGCTTCAAGCTGGTCAACGACAGCCTGGGGCACCCGGCCGGCGATGCCATGCTGTGCGAGATCGCCGCCAGGCTCACGGAGTGCGTCCGCGACAGCGACACCCTGGCCCGCTTCGGAGGCGATGAATTCGCTATCCTGCTGGACGGTTTGAGCGACCCATTGGAGACGCTCAAGATCATCGAGCGTATCCGCAAGGCCCTGGCTCGCCCCTTCTTTCTGGACGACCACGAGCTGTTTGCCGGCGCAAGCATCGGCGTGGTGCTCGACACCGAGCGCTACGACAGCCCCGAGGAGATCGTGCGCGACGCGGACATCGCCATGTACCGCGCCAAGGAGAACGGGAACGCGGTCTACGAGATATTCGACAGCCGCATGCACGAACAGGCCAGGGAAGTGTTGCGCATGGAAACGGACCTGCGCAAGGCCCTGGAGCGCGGCGAGTTCGAACTCTATTTCCAGCCCATCATATCCCTGCGCGGCAATCGCATTACGGGCATGGAGGCGCTCATACGCTGGCGCCACCCCGAGCGTGGCTTGGTGAGTCCTGGCGAGTTCATTCCCCAAGCCGAGGAGGCCGGCCTCATCTTCGATATCGACCGCTGGGTGCTGGCAAACGCCTGCTCGATCCTCGACCTGTGGAGCGAGCGCTATACCGCGGCGCACGACCTTCTGCTCAATATCAACCTGTCGGCCAAATACTTCCTCAAGCGCGATGCGGTGGACGATTTCAGTGAAATCCTGCGCGTGACCGGTGTACGGCCCTCGCGCCTGCGCCTGGAGATCACCGAGAACCTTATCCTGGACGGCGACGAGCACGTAACGGGCAAGCTGCTCAAGCTGCGCGCCATGGGCGTAAGCCTGGCCCTGGACGACTTCGGCACCGGCTATTCCTCCCTCAGCTACCTCGTGCGCTATCCGTTTGACGCCATCAAGATCGATCGGAGCTTCATCCTCAGCATGCTGGAAAAGTCCGGCGACTTGGCTATCGTGCAGTCCGTGCTGGCGCTCGGGAAGAACCTCGGCCTGGAAGTGGTGGCCGAAGGCGTGGAGACGCTGGAGCAGGCCGCCAAACTCAGGGAGTGGGGCTGCGACTTCGCCCAGGGTTATTTCTACTTCCGGCCCATGCCGGCCAGCGACGTGATGGATCTGCTGGCCAAGCCGGCCGGCCTCGTCCTGACTTACTAG